TTCGATCCTTCCCAATTCGACCCGTCGACCTTCGACCCGTCGCAGCTGGGCGCCCTGGGCGCCGATTTCGACCCGTCGACGTTGAATCCCGAGATGATCGGGCAGATGTTCTCCCAGCTCGGGAGCATGTTCAGCGCCATGGGCGCGGGCGCCGCCGGTGGCACCGGCTCGGCCGGGGCGCCGGTCAACTACGACATCGCCAAGCAGATCGCGCGACGCGAGATCGGCGACTTCACGCCGGTCCTCGACAAGGAGACGAATGCCGTCGCCGACGCCGTCCGGCTGGCCGAGACCTGGCTCGACGCGGCCAGCGCGCTGCCCGCCGGTGTCACGACCTCGGTCGCGTGGACCCCGGTGCAGTGGCTCGAGGAGTCGCTGCCCACCTGGGCCACGCTGTGCGATCCCGTCGCGAAGCAACTGTCGCAGGCCTGGGCCCAGGGCATGCCGGAGGAGGCGGCCGCGTTCGCCGGACCGATGATGGGGATGCTGAGCCAGCTGTCTGGATCGGTATTCGGTACCCAACTCGGCCAAGGGCTGGGCAAGTTGGCGACGGAAGTGCTCACCGGTACCGACATCGGGCTGCCGCTGGCCCCCTCCGGCACCGCCGTGCTGTTGCCCGAGGCCATCGCGGCCTTCGCCGATGGACTCGACCTGCCGGCCCAGGAGATCATCGTCTACCTCGCCGCGCGCGAGGCCGCGCATGTCCGGCTGTTCACCCACGTCGGATGGCTGCGCCAGCGGTTGCTGTCCACCGTCGAGCAGTTCGCGGCCGGAATCAAGGTCGACGTGAGCGGGATAGCCGACTCCCTCGGTGGCGGCGTCAACCCCGAGGAGTTGATGGCCAACCCGGAGAAGTTCTCCGAAATGCTCGGTTCGGCGGCATCGTTCGAGCCGACCCCCTCCCCGGAGCAGCAGGCCGCGCTGGAGCGGCTGGAAACGCTGCTCGCCTTGATCGAGGGGTGGGTCGAGCACGTCGTCACCCAGGCCCTCGGCGACCGGATCCCCTCGACGGCGGCGTTGACCGAGACCATCCGCCGTCGACGTGCCACCGGCGGCCCGGCCGAGCAGACGTTCGCGACGCTGGTCGGGCTCGAGTTGCGCCCCCGTCGCGTGCGCGAGGCGACCGCGCTGTGGGACCGGCTCCTGCAGGCCACCGACCCCACCGTGCGCGACCGCGTATGGGACCACCCGGATCTGCTTGCCGACAGCTCCGATCTCGACAACCCGGCCGCGTTCATCGACGGAGTCCTCTCCGACGACCCCGACCCGCTGGCGGCCCTGGAGAAGACGATCGCCGAAGAAGAGAACGACGACGACGACTGAATCGACGCACCGACGTCCGATCAGAACGGGCTGTGGATAACTGCGGTTCACCACACCCGTCCGCGCACGGCGGGCCCACACTGGGCAGATGACGGCACCGGCGGCACGGCGCGCGAGGATCCCGGAGGGCACGGCCATCGTCGTGCGCGACGAGCATCAACTACAGATCGGTACCGATCCCGAGCGCAGTCTGCTCGTCGACCTCCCGCCGACCCTCGACGCGCGAGAGGTGTGCCGCGCGTTGCGATCCCTCGATGATCCGGCCCAGGGTCCCCGACTGCGCCGGCAACTGTGCGCGGCCGGCCTGTCGTCGCCGGATCTCGATCGGATCGTCGCCCGGCTGCGCGGGCTCCGCACAGAGTCTCCCCCTCGACCGGCGCTGCGCGTCTGTCTGCACGGCGCGGGTCCGCTGAACACCGGACTGGCCGCGGCGCTCGCCGAGGCCGGCCACCCGGTCGTGCGCAGCAAGGCCCGAC
This genomic interval from Gordonia sp. X0973 contains the following:
- a CDS encoding zinc-dependent metalloprotease, which produces MSDLPFGFSGNDPDRDDDKNTPRDEGGEAGSGSGGLFGFDPSQFDPSTFDPSQLGALGADFDPSTLNPEMIGQMFSQLGSMFSAMGAGAAGGTGSAGAPVNYDIAKQIARREIGDFTPVLDKETNAVADAVRLAETWLDAASALPAGVTTSVAWTPVQWLEESLPTWATLCDPVAKQLSQAWAQGMPEEAAAFAGPMMGMLSQLSGSVFGTQLGQGLGKLATEVLTGTDIGLPLAPSGTAVLLPEAIAAFADGLDLPAQEIIVYLAAREAAHVRLFTHVGWLRQRLLSTVEQFAAGIKVDVSGIADSLGGGVNPEELMANPEKFSEMLGSAASFEPTPSPEQQAALERLETLLALIEGWVEHVVTQALGDRIPSTAALTETIRRRRATGGPAEQTFATLVGLELRPRRVREATALWDRLLQATDPTVRDRVWDHPDLLADSSDLDNPAAFIDGVLSDDPDPLAALEKTIAEEENDDDD